Proteins from one Ahaetulla prasina isolate Xishuangbanna chromosome 2, ASM2864084v1, whole genome shotgun sequence genomic window:
- the FAM174A gene encoding membrane protein FAM174A: protein MRRLWPPPPPPLSLLLALLWATALCGEEAAPPQGPTAKLPSALPDPPLPAVRAGPDNAPSGTPSGSGSSVGEEARGGVNVNGSMAAAPPRSEVNQPMTQRALSVLVLASAALIVYFVIRTVRLRRRNRKTRKYGVLDTNIENTELTPLEQDDDDDDNTLFDANYPRR, encoded by the exons ATGCGGCGGCtctggccgccgccgccgccaccgctgtCGCTTTTGCTGGCGCTGCTTTGGGCGACCGCGCTGTGCGGAGAAGAAGCGGCGCCTCCCCAGGGTCCCACCGCGAAACTCCCGTCCGCGTTGCCGGATCCTCCGCTGCCAGCCGTGCGAGCGGGGCCCGACAATGCGCCCTCGGGCACGCCGAGCGGCAGCGGCTCTTCTGTCGGCGAGGAAGCGCGGGGCGGCGTGAACGTGAACGGCAGCATGGCCGCCGCGCCCCCCCGCTCGGAGGTCAACCAGCCCATGACCCAGCGCGCCCTGTCGGTGCTGGTCCTGGCCAGCGCTGCCCTCATCGTTTACTTCGTCATCCGGACCGTGAG ACTTAGACGAAGAAACAGGAAGACCCGGAAATACGGTGTTCTGGACACAAACATAGAAAACACAGAGCTGACACCTTTAgagcaagatgatgatgatgatgataacacaTTGTTTGATGCCAATTATCCTCGAAG aTAA